The DNA region ATCGCGACCAGGCCCACGGCGTCGATGAAAGACCTTGGATGGGCCCAAAGAGACAGGTAAGCGATAAGGACCCCGAGGGGGACGTACAGGGCCATCGCCATCCAGGGATTGCGGAAACGACGGACAAGGCTTGAAGTAACCATATGGTTACAATATAAAGAATCAATTCATGAAGGTCAAACAGAAAAGTAACCTTTCGGTTACAATAAAAAGAAACCCTGAGAAAACAAAGGGCTCCATCCTTGAGGTGGCCACGAACCTCTTCGCCCAGCATGGCTTTCACGGGACGGGACTGAACGACATCTGCAGAAAGGCCCGGGCCAACAAGCGCATGATCTACCATTATTTTGGCAACAAGGAGGGTCTCTATCTGGCCGTCCACCGTCGGGGTTGGGAGCAGTTGGCGTCCTGGTTCGCCCAGGAGCTCACCCGGAACGGAACGCCGGCGACGCCGCTGGACCCCGCCAACCTGCTCCTCGAGGCGATCCGGATCTTCCACGACTTCGTCGCGACGAACCAAATCTTCGTCCGGCTGATCATGTGGGACGGCTTGGAAGGCGGGACGGCCTCACGGGCGCTCTGGAAGGACATCCGGGGGCCGATCTACCGCCAGATCGAGACGCTGGTCCGCCAGGGCCAGGCCGCGGGCGCGGTCCCGAAGGACCTCGATCCGGGACATCTCATCATCTCGTTCATGGGGGCGATCGCGTTTTACTTCTCCCACGCGCACACGATGGTGGACATCTTCCACAAGGACACGCTGTCGGGGGAGGCGGTGGACGAGAGGAAGCAGCAGGTCTTGGCTCTGTTCAGGAAGTTGATGGGTTAAGCCTCTCCTCCCGCGTCTTTACCCTCACCCGCCCCAACAACCACGCGATCAGCCAGGGACAGAACCGTTGCAACGGGACGGCGACGTGCCCGAGCCCCGTCAGGATCCGTTCACGGCGGCGGCATTGGATCGCACGGACGATCTTCCGGGCCGCCTTCTCCGCGGGCATCTGAAGCCAGCCGGGGACCGGGTCTTTCGCGCCGTCCCTCACGCGACCCAGGTTGTCCGTGACGCGGATGTCCGACCGGATGAAGCCCGGGCTGATAAGCGTGACCGCCACGCCGTTCCGTCTCATCTCGGCGCGAAGCGAATCCGCCAGGGCCCTCACGGCGAACTTGCTCATGGCGTAGGCCCCGGTCGTCGGAGTCGCGACGTGGCCGCTCACGCTCCCGACGATCACAAACGATCCCCGCGACTTTTTCAGATCCTCGACGGTCGCATAAAACGTCCGGAGGACGCCGAAGACGTTCGTCTCGAACTGGCGGCGGAAATCGTCCAGGACCAGGTCCTGGACCAGGCCGTTCACGCCGAAGCCGGCGTTGGCCACGACGACGTCGATCCCGCCGAACTCCCTTCGCGCCACCTCGGCCGCGCGCTCGAGGTCCCCGTCCGAGGTCACGTCACCCGACACGGCGACGGCCGAGCCCCCGCCCGACCGGATCTCCTTGGCCAGCCGGTCGATCCGGTCCGCCCTCCGGGCGACCAAGACGAGCCGCGCGCCCCGCGCCGCATATTCCCGCGCGAGCGCCTCGCCGATACCGGACGAGGCCCCCGTGACGATCACAACCTGATTTTTTAGCGGACGCATGGCGCCTCCTCTGGTACAACACCGCGCGTGACCTCTCCCATCGCCGTCCCTCTCGCCGTCGTCTACGCGCTCACCGATGAAGTGAAACCGCTCCTCAAGGAATCATCGATCCGGACGAAAATCATCACCAAACCCGCCTTGATTCAATTCACATCTTTCCGAGGCGTGAACGTCGTCTTCTGCCGGACCGGTGTGGGGCTGTCCAACGCCCACGAGGCCGCGGAGCGCCTGTTCGAGCACGCGGCCCCGGCCCTCGTCCTTTCCGCCGGTTGCGCGGGCGCGGCGCATCCCGATCTCAAGGCCGGCGACCTCGTCCTTCCCAACGAAATCCGTTCCGAGGCGCCGACGGACCGGTTTTCCACCTCCGAGCGGGAGCGGTCGGAACTCGAGCGGCTCATCCGGGAAGAGGACCTGCCCTACCGCGCGGGCCCCTTGATGACGCTCTGGAAGATCGCGGGAAAAGGGGCCAAGGAAGAGGCGGGCTCGAAAGGCGCCGCCTGCGTGGACATGGAAACGGCGGCGGTGGCCGCGATCGCCGAGAAATCCGGCACTCCCTTCGTCTCGCTGCGCGCCATTTTTGATCCGCTGGAGGAGGAATTCCCGTCGAAGGAACCCTACGACGAAGAACACCCCGTGTCCTATCTCCTGAGAAACCCCAAGGTCCTTCTGAAGATTCCGCGCTACGTCAAAGCCAGCGCCCTGTGCCAAAAGAACCTCTTCACGGTGATCTCCCGCTTCATCGACTCCCGGTCGTCCGCCCGATGAACGCCTCCGCTTCCGTGACACGCCGCTGCCGCTCCGACGGAGACATCTTGAGGAGGGTCTTCACCATCACGCCCAGGCGGGGATTCCGGGAAAGCAGGTCCCGGTGGCGGGCGACGAAGCGCCAGTAGAGCGCCGTGAGCGTCTCGCACCAGGGCCCTTTGTGGAAATCGCTCATTTTCAGGAGATAGTTCGCGCCCGCAAAATACGGCTTGGTGGTCATGAGGCCTCCGTCCGCGTATTGGCTCATGCCATAGAGGTTGGGGACCATGATCCAGTCGTAGGCGTCCACGAACATCTCCATGAACCACCGGTACGCCTCGTCCGGATGGACGTCCGAAAGAAGCATGGCGTTTCCCAAGACCATCAGCCGTTCGATGTGATGCGCATAGCCCGTCTCGGCCACCCGGCGGATCACCCGGTCGACGGGGTCGACGCCCAAGGTCCCGTCGTACCAGGCGGAAGTCAGCGCCCGGTCGTTCTCCAAAAAGTTCGACGTCCGCTGCTGGACCCCTTCGCGGACGTAGACGACCCGGATGAACTCCCTCCAGCCGATGATCTGGCGGATGAAGCCCTCCAGAGAGGCCAAGGGCGTATCCGCCTCGCGGGCGAAGGCGAGCGTCCTCTGAAGGATTTCGTCGGGATTCACGAGACCAGCATTCAAGGCCGGCGAGAGGAGGGAATGAAAAAGGGTCCCCTCCTTCTCCGAAATGGAATCCTCGTAGGGCCCGAACTTTTCGAGCCGCCGTTCCAGGAAATCCTCGAACGCGGCGCGGGCCTCGTCGGAGCTGGTGGGGTAGACGAAACCATCGGTCGATCCCAAATTTCCCGGAAAGCGCTCGCCGACGTAGGCCGAGGCCTCTCGAACATAGGGATTGTCTCCAAACCTTTTCGGGGAAGGGACGGCAAGATCTCTCGGAATTCGTTTCGGGTTCTCCGCATCGAAACTCCACCGCCCGCCAACGGGTCCGCCGCCGATGTCCATGAGAACGCCCAGGCGTTTCCGTTGAAAGATGTAGAACTTGGCCATCATGTAGGCGCGCGTCTTGCCGAAGAACGCGTCCGCCGTCTTCAGATCGGTCAGGAAATTGGGCGTGGCATGCCAGACAACCTGAAGGCCCGTCTTTTCTGAAAACGTCCGGATCCTTTTTTCGAGCAGGAAATCCGTCGGTTCGGCGATGTGGACCCTTCTCACTCCGGTTTTTTCCAAATGCCGGAACAGATCGCCCGGCCCCCGGATTTGATGATATTCGATGTAATCGCAGGGAGCGCCCCGTTTTTCCAAGACTTCGGCCGCGTAGCGCTTCATCGACGCGCGGTGCAGCACGAGCTTTTTCTTGTGGAAGCTGAGCGGGTAATTCCGGTCTCCGAAAAAAAGGGGATCCTCGACCAGGAACGCGCGCCGCCCCGCCATGACCGCCGGGTGGCGGTCATGGAGCTGGTGGGGAAAGATGAGCGCGGCTTCCACTCGGAGCTTTATGCCACGGCGGAGACATGCGGGCAATCCGGATGGTGGCGGCCCTCGCGATCCGCCGGTTTACAATCGCCGCAACGCGGCGCCGGGATAGGCCCGATCGGTCGTCTCGACGAACGTTTCGATCCGATCCCAAAGGATCTTGAGCCCCAACCCCATCGTGAGGGCGGCGTTTCCCGGCTCCCGGCGGCTCAGATAAAGCCGGAAAAGGCCTTGATCGGCGCCTTTCTCGTAATAGACCCGGTAAGGGTAATCCGGATCGATGGCGGAAACGCCTTGCGCGGGGGTGGGCGCTTCCTGGTCGACGGCGCCCTTCGGCGCCGGAGACCGGCTCAAATTGGGATTCCAGCGGGTCATGAGCGGCTCGCGGGAATTGAGTACCAAGGCCTGTCCCGAGACCACACGGAGGCGCTCGAAGTTGGGAACCTGGAACAGCATCATCAATTGGTGTTCGAACAGGCCGACGGCGCGGGAATCGCGTCCGAACTCCCGCCACATTTCGGCATGCGAAAAGACCATTTCCTTGATCTCCCGAAGGGGCTCCGCCTCGTTCCGCGTCCGGCGCATTTTTTGGGAAATAAGGCGTCGGCCGCCGCCGTCCGGCCAGTATTCCTTTCGAAACTCCACGAGATCGGTCCATGGGTCCTCGCTCAGATCGAAAAACAACGAATATCGGGGCCGGGAGAGCCTGAAGCGATCGTCGCCGTCCCACCGCATTCGCCACAGGGTGTCGGGAATGGGCTTGTCACCGGAATCCCCGAGGAACCGCCGCGCCTCTTCGAGCACCGGCCGGATCCCGGAGACGAAGGCCTGTTGATTTTCGGACGTCAGCGTGGCCGAACGCCATCCGCTCTGCGGCGACCCGAAGGGGACCCTCGGAAAACCCAAGGGATTGAAGCCGAAACAACTCACGAATCCCGAGAGGGACGCGTTCCCGCCCGTGAAAAGCGCGTTCAAACATCGCCTCCGATGAAATTCATCGCCGTTCCGACGCTAAAGTAGGAGCAATCCGGGTGGTGAAAGACCAACGCCGACACGCTCGCCTCGGGTTCCATCATCATGCCTTCCGTGAGCCGGATCCCGATGTCCTCGGGATGGATCAGCTTCCAGAGGCCGGCCTGGTCGTCCAGATTGGGGCACGCCGGGTAGCCGAAGCTGTAGCGCTTGCCGCGATACTTTGCCGTCAGCCTCTCCTGCATCGTCATCGCCTGTGGATCGGGGAATCCCCAGTCCTCCCGGATGCGCCGGTGCAGCCACTCGGCGCAGCCTTCGGCGGTTTCGAGCGCCAGCGCCTGCAGGGCGTGGGACTTGAGGTACTCGCCCGACGCCTTGTACGCCTCCGATCGCTCGCGCACGCCCTGCCCCGCGCCGACGACGAAGAGCACAATGTGGTCCCTCTTTGCGGCGCTGGGCGGAAGGACGTAATCGGCGAGGCACAAGCCGTCTTCCTTCCTTTGCCGCGGAAATCGGAAGACGTGGATCGGACTCTTCCCCCCGGGGGCGAAGAGCCGGATCTCATTCCCGGACCCCTCCGCCTCGAAGAACTGCCAGACGGCTTTCACTTTCAAAAACTTCGCCGCCTCCGCCTTCACCTCTTCCACGCGCTCGTTGAGTTCGATCGCTTTGGGGTCGCGGTCCGCGAGGGCCTTCTCGAAGTTCCCCTTGAAGCCCAGATGTTTTGAATAGAGCATCTGCGGGTTGACGTAGGACCAGATCTCCTTCAACTGCGGGACGTCCCGGACCTTGCGGTCCAGGTAGGGCGCGGGCGGGATCGGGACGCCGAGCCCCACCTTGCCGCTGCGGGTCTCCGTCTCCGGAGACAATTCGTGTTCGGACGCCCGCAACGCCTCCGCGCCGATCGCCGACTTCACCCCCTCCAACAGGATTTTCCGCGACTCGTCGTTGCCGAGTTGATTGGCGAGCGAGAGCCCTGTCATGGCGTCCTTGGCGTAGAGCACCAGTTGGTCGTACGAAGGAGCGATCTTCGACCGCGTGAACTTGTCCGACAGCGCCGCCCCGCCGACCAGGAGAGGGACCTGAATCCCCGCGGCCTTCAGATCCCCCGCCGTCACCACCATCTGCTGGGCGGATTTCACCAAGAGCCCCGACAATCCGATCATGTCCGGCTTATGCGCGTGATACGCCTTGATCAGCTCCTCGGGAGGGACCTTGATGCCGAGATTGATCACCTCGTAACCGTTGTTCTTGAGGATGATCTCGACTAGGTTCTTCCCGATGTCGTGGACGTCGCCCTTGACGGTGGCGAGCAGGATCTTCCCCTTGGCCGCCGTCTCCGACTTTTCCATGAACTGCTCGAGATGCGCGACGGCCGCCTTCATCGCCTCGGCGGACTGCAGCACCTCCGCCACGATGAGCTCGTTCGCATTGAAGAGCCGCCCCACCTCCGCCATGCCGGCCATGAGCGGGCCGTTGATGATGTCCAGGGGCTTGGCCTCTTTCCGTTTCAATTCGAGGTCCGGGATCAGGCCGTCCTTGGTGCCCTGAATGATGTACTGGGCGAGACGCTCGTCCAGCGGCAGGTCCCGCGCCGCCTTCTTCTCCTTCTTGATGTGCTTGCGATAAAATTCGGTGATCGCCGCGATGTTCGCCTGGTTGATCGCCGCCCTCTGCTCGGCACTCTGCTTTCTCCAGTCGGGCGAGGTCACAGCGCCCCTCCCATCGAAATTAAACAGCAAATTCTCAGCCAGCTTCCTTTCTTCTTCCGGGATCGACGCGAACCGCTCCAGCTTCTCCGCGTTCACGATGGCCAGATCGAGGCCTGCCTTGGTGCAGTGATAGAGAAAGACGGAATTCACGACTTCGCGCGCCGCCGGCGGCAGCCCGAACGAGATGTTGGAGATGCCCAGGATCGTCTTGACGTGCGGGATCTTCCCCTTGATCAACCGGATGCCTTCGATTGTCTCGACCGCGCCTCCAATGTAGTTGGCGTCTCCCGTGGCCGTCGGAAAGACAAGCGGATCGATGACGATGTCCTCGGCGCGGAGTCCGAATTTTCCCGTCAGGAGCCCGATCGACCGCTCCGCGACGGCGAGCTTGCGCTCCCGCGTGAACGCCTGGGCCTGGACGGGGTCCTCGTCGATGCAGCCGACGACCACGGCCGCCCCGTACTTATGGACGAGAGGACAGATTTTCTCGAACTTCTCCTCCCCGTCCTCCAGGTTGATGGAATTGATGATCGCCTTCCCCTGGCTGTACGTGAGCGCCTTCTCGACGGCCCTCGGGTCCGTCGTGTCGATCATGAGCGGGGCTTTGATCTTGCGGATCAGTTTTTCGTAAAAGGGATCGATGTCCGGCAACTCGTCCCGATCGGTCGACTGGAGGCAGACGTCGATGACGTGCGCCCCGTTGCGCACCTGGCGGCGAGCGATCTCCGTCGCTTCCTCCCATTTTTCGGCGTTCACCAGGTCCTTGAAGAGGCGCGATCCGATGACGTTGGTGCGTTCGCCGACGACCAAGGGACGGTTGTCGTCCGTCGCCTCCACGACTTCGATGCCGGAATAGAAAGATCGCCGGGTCCGGGTTTGGCGCGCCAAACCCCTGCGGTCAGGGCGCGGCCTCTTCCCCTCCGCCATCTGCGCGATCGCAGCGATGTGCCTCTCCGTCGTCCCGCAACAGCCGCCGACGATGTTGAGCCAGCCGTTGTCGGCGAAGCGTTCCAGCTGCCTCGCCAACGAATCCGGCGTCTCCAGATACAAACCCTCTTCGTCCGGCAAGCCGGCGTTCGGGTAACAGGACACCGCCGTTTCCGCGAGCTCGTGGATCGTCCGGATGTGATCGGTCATGAATTCGGGACCGGTGGCGCAATTCAGCCCGACGGCGAGCAGGGGCAAATGGGCGAGCGAAACCACCAGCGCGTCCGCCGCCTGGCCGGCGAGCATCGTGCCCATCGGCTCGATCGTGCCGGAGACGACGATCGGACGCGTCGTGCCCAATTCGTCAAAAGCCTTCCGGACTCCGATCACCGCCGCCTTGATGTTGCGCGTGTCCTGCGAGGTCTCGATCAAGAGGATGTCGGAGCCGCCCTCGACGAGGCCCAGGGCCTGAACGCGGAAGTTCTCGATGAGCTGATCGAAGGTCACACCGCCGGTGACCGTGATCGACTTGGTCGTGGGCCCCATTGACCCGGCCACGAACCTCGGCTTTTTGGTCGTGGAGAACTCCTTCGCGGCCCGGACGGCGAGCTCCGCGGCCTTCCGGTTGATCTCGTGCGCCTTGTCCGACAGTCCGTATTCGCCCAGGACGAGCGGTGTCGCTCCAAAGGTATTGGTCTCCGCGATGTCGGCGCCCGCGTGGAAGTACTTCCGATGAACCTCCAAGATGACGTCAGGCCGGACGAGGACGAGGTTCTCGTTACAGCCCTCCAAGTCCGGTCCGCCGAAGTCGGCGGCGGTGAGGTTCTTTTGTTGGAGCATGGTACCCATGGCGCCATCCAGGACCAGAAGGCGCTGCGCCATTAACTCCCTGATCTCATTCGTTTTATCCGTTTCCATGGCTTACGACCCCAACTTTGACGCTCTGCGTAAAGAGTACGCAACTTTTCGGTCTCAGAATCGATGAATCGGCGCGATGTCGCAAGCAATCTTCTCGAGCCTATTTGTCTGCGGACTATCTTCCAATTCCTCCCTCGAGCGCTATCTGGCCCTCTCCGCCCTCCGGGACCTGACCGGAATCCGGGAGGGGTTGAGCGACCTGCACGGCGCCGCGACCCGGGGGATCCGGATGATGGTGGACGGAATGGCCCCGGTGGCCGAT from bacterium includes:
- a CDS encoding TetR/AcrR family transcriptional regulator, whose product is MATNLFAQHGFHGTGLNDICRKARANKRMIYHYFGNKEGLYLAVHRRGWEQLASWFAQELTRNGTPATPLDPANLLLEAIRIFHDFVATNQIFVRLIMWDGLEGGTASRALWKDIRGPIYRQIETLVRQGQAAGAVPKDLDPGHLIISFMGAIAFYFSHAHTMVDIFHKDTLSGEAVDERKQQVLALFRKLMG
- a CDS encoding SDR family NAD(P)-dependent oxidoreductase, which gives rise to MRPLKNQVVIVTGASSGIGEALAREYAARGARLVLVARRADRIDRLAKEIRSGGGSAVAVSGDVTSDGDLERAAEVARREFGGIDVVVANAGFGVNGLVQDLVLDDFRRQFETNVFGVLRTFYATVEDLKKSRGSFVIVGSVSGHVATPTTGAYAMSKFAVRALADSLRAEMRRNGVAVTLISPGFIRSDIRVTDNLGRVRDGAKDPVPGWLQMPAEKAARKIVRAIQCRRRERILTGLGHVAVPLQRFCPWLIAWLLGRVRVKTREERLNPSTS
- a CDS encoding cryptochrome/photolyase family protein; the protein is MEAALIFPHQLHDRHPAVMAGRRAFLVEDPLFFGDRNYPLSFHKKKLVLHRASMKRYAAEVLEKRGAPCDYIEYHQIRGPGDLFRHLEKTGVRRVHIAEPTDFLLEKRIRTFSEKTGLQVVWHATPNFLTDLKTADAFFGKTRAYMMAKFYIFQRKRLGVLMDIGGGPVGGRWSFDAENPKRIPRDLAVPSPKRFGDNPYVREASAYVGERFPGNLGSTDGFVYPTSSDEARAAFEDFLERRLEKFGPYEDSISEKEGTLFHSLLSPALNAGLVNPDEILQRTLAFAREADTPLASLEGFIRQIIGWREFIRVVYVREGVQQRTSNFLENDRALTSAWYDGTLGVDPVDRVIRRVAETGYAHHIERLMVLGNAMLLSDVHPDEAYRWFMEMFVDAYDWIMVPNLYGMSQYADGGLMTTKPYFAGANYLLKMSDFHKGPWCETLTALYWRFVARHRDLLSRNPRLGVMVKTLLKMSPSERQRRVTEAEAFIGRTTGSR
- the metH gene encoding methionine synthase — protein: MAQRLLVLDGAMGTMLQQKNLTAADFGGPDLEGCNENLVLVRPDVILEVHRKYFHAGADIAETNTFGATPLVLGEYGLSDKAHEINRKAAELAVRAAKEFSTTKKPRFVAGSMGPTTKSITVTGGVTFDQLIENFRVQALGLVEGGSDILLIETSQDTRNIKAAVIGVRKAFDELGTTRPIVVSGTIEPMGTMLAGQAADALVVSLAHLPLLAVGLNCATGPEFMTDHIRTIHELAETAVSCYPNAGLPDEEGLYLETPDSLARQLERFADNGWLNIVGGCCGTTERHIAAIAQMAEGKRPRPDRRGLARQTRTRRSFYSGIEVVEATDDNRPLVVGERTNVIGSRLFKDLVNAEKWEEATEIARRQVRNGAHVIDVCLQSTDRDELPDIDPFYEKLIRKIKAPLMIDTTDPRAVEKALTYSQGKAIINSINLEDGEEKFEKICPLVHKYGAAVVVGCIDEDPVQAQAFTRERKLAVAERSIGLLTGKFGLRAEDIVIDPLVFPTATGDANYIGGAVETIEGIRLIKGKIPHVKTILGISNISFGLPPAAREVVNSVFLYHCTKAGLDLAIVNAEKLERFASIPEEERKLAENLLFNFDGRGAVTSPDWRKQSAEQRAAINQANIAAITEFYRKHIKKEKKAARDLPLDERLAQYIIQGTKDGLIPDLELKRKEAKPLDIINGPLMAGMAEVGRLFNANELIVAEVLQSAEAMKAAVAHLEQFMEKSETAAKGKILLATVKGDVHDIGKNLVEIILKNNGYEVINLGIKVPPEELIKAYHAHKPDMIGLSGLLVKSAQQMVVTAGDLKAAGIQVPLLVGGAALSDKFTRSKIAPSYDQLVLYAKDAMTGLSLANQLGNDESRKILLEGVKSAIGAEALRASEHELSPETETRSGKVGLGVPIPPAPYLDRKVRDVPQLKEIWSYVNPQMLYSKHLGFKGNFEKALADRDPKAIELNERVEEVKAEAAKFLKVKAVWQFFEAEGSGNEIRLFAPGGKSPIHVFRFPRQRKEDGLCLADYVLPPSAAKRDHIVLFVVGAGQGVRERSEAYKASGEYLKSHALQALALETAEGCAEWLHRRIREDWGFPDPQAMTMQERLTAKYRGKRYSFGYPACPNLDDQAGLWKLIHPEDIGIRLTEGMMMEPEASVSALVFHHPDCSYFSVGTAMNFIGGDV